DNA sequence from the Mauremys mutica isolate MM-2020 ecotype Southern chromosome 9, ASM2049712v1, whole genome shotgun sequence genome:
TCACTTCTGCAAGTGATTACAGAAATCAAGACAAGATTAAATCAATTTAACTTTTCTGGACCTCAGAATAGTATTGTCTTGTGCCAGGAGCAAATGTATTTTGCTCAGTTAAAAACTGACTCAGTGTGGGACCAGGTATCAAATGTCATTAGATGATTAGAATTAACTAGATTTATGTACACAGAAATATTGTAATTAGTCAAGTGCTTTTATATTTTTTGATTGCTTACAGTGTATTCAGCTGTCCTTGCCACAACTGCTTAGTCTAGGCTGGAAACATCTGGAAGCCCTCGGTGGTGACATTAAGTAACAAAATCTGTGTTTAGttaggacccagtcctgcaaacacttacacacaagCACATATTTGTTTGTAGGTCTGGGTTTTAAGTCTGAGAGCAGGAGAGCCAAAGAAAATGACAGGGTTCTGGCTGTGGCTGGTGACTTAAAATCCCCTTTATACTGACCACAACTGAGGCCTGTCTCTTCTTTGCCATCACTGATTCTACAATCGCTTCTTCCAGACGGGTAGTAAATTCAGAATTTGCTGTAGCTTGTTAAAGTAGCTCATCATTGTTAGTCCTAACAATGTAGGCAATGCTATAAACACTGTAAAAGTTTATTTTGTGGTGTTTTCAGCTGCACAGGCCACTTGTCCTGATATCACTGTGACTCAACAGCTTCTGAAAGAGGGATTTCACAGGTGAGTTGATGACAGCCATGTACTCGAGCAATGCATCAGTTACTAGTGTGCCACTTAGGGCCTCTGTTCTGCAAACATGCATGTACTTAACTGTATGCACGTGAGTAGCTCCTTTGAACTCATGCATAATTGAACAAATGCACTGCACTGtattcagtgggattactcatgaGTAAAGGTAAGCATATATGTTGGTGTTGGCAGGATGAGTGCTTAAATATTTAGTGGCCACCAATCAGTTATATCATGGCAAGAACATGAAGCCAACACGAAAATGTATTTCTGAGTACTTTTAGTAATACTGGTTCATAAGTGGGGAATTAACAAAAAAAAGACATGTTGGTTATCATGGATATggaaatacaataaaatattgtGTTTCCTAAAAGGAAAAGGTCAGATTCTAGATAGATAAATGTTGTTGTCTATATTCTCAGAACATACTACAAATATTAAAGAGCCACATCTAATATTTGAGATGAACTGTTTAAATTTTTGTGCAGTTATTTGAAATTTGTGctaacattttcttttatttttaagagaCTTGCTAACAAAGGTAGAACTTGGTGCAGGGGATGAAGCCATAGGAAGCTGTACTGTGGCAATTAAAGAACACCTACCAACAGGACTATATGTGGATCCCTATGAGTTGGCATCATTGCAACAGCACAACCTAACTGAGGTACGATGTTCAAGTGGTCATGTTGATTTGTTTGGAAGTGGTTCAAACAAGAAAAAACATATAATAATTTGAATATTTGTGAGTAAATATCCAGTGTCTAAAGTTTGAAACATTAGCGTGAAGATGAACTTTCACCTGCCATTCTGATGTGACCCTTCCCTCTCATGACAAAGCTTTCTACTATGTAGGGGCACAGTCATGGATGGTTAACTAGAATGAAGGGAAAACAACTTGCATTAGATTGAAGTAACTGTCCAGGAGTTGTTAGGGAAGATGATCCTGAGGCTCTGAGGAACTCCCCCAGAAGATGTGGTTATAGTACAGTTGGAAGACATGTAGGGTACTTCTATAGGATTCTCTTACTAGTTATACAGGTAGTGTGTTTTTCAGAATATTGGGTATGAATATATTGGCTCTCATGAGCAATATAGACTTGTCCAGAGTGCAGGGGAGGGTGGTGGTATTTTGGTTTATGCTgacaccagtgacctggggaactGTAGAAAAGAGGCCTGGAAGCTAAATTTATCCATTTAGTTTAGAAAAAGTTGATGGGGCTCTACTAAAGCACTTCTTCAAAATGCTCCAGGTTCTTCATGCAAGACCTCCTGGGAAATAAGAAATTTCAGCAAATGCATGAGAAGTAGTTGTTagagcactttgggatccttgggAATGAAAGTCATTTTGTGAGGAAGGATGGTGTTGTGTTTAAGGTGCTATACTGAGACTTGTTTCaggttcctgactctgccacaaacaatctgtgtgacctcagacaagtcccTTAATCTATATGCCTCAGTTCTTCCTCTGTAAAGTGGAGATAATAATCTCTTTATCCCATcctttgtctatcttgtctatttaggttgtaagacctgtctcttactatgtgtagaTATGGTGCCGAACACAATGGGACTCCAAACTCTGTTGAAGCCTTTAGGCAGTACTGtaatacaatttaaaatattggCCCAAATGTAGTCCTCATGTAACTACTGTaacgccactgaagtcagtagcatAACAGCAATGGGCACTATATGATTAGAACAGACACAGAATGAACAtggcttatttattttaatcatccTGAGGAAAAAGATCTCTAATCTGGGAATTAAACTGTTGTCTCCCTCATGACATTGTAGTAGGTTACCTTAATAGGTTGACTATTTTAGTCATTTTAATCCTGCATTCCCTGTATAACAATATCAGTGTGCTTTTCATGACATTTATCAATGtgcttttcctgatattcagtcaTCTGTATTCACTGTGTCTTTGTTTTCCACAGGCTCTGATGATTCCAGATATTGTTGATGTGGAATCTCCTGAATACTTAGCCACAGACCTTGCCATTGTTGTTTACATGAAACCTGACCCTCAGTGTGCTAGCTGTTTTAAAGCCATGTTGCCTGTGCACTGCCGGTATCACCGGCCAACAGAGGATGACGGGGAAGCACTTACTCTTCTGAAGAGTCCAGAAATATTGATTCATTGCCATAAAAGTAAGAAATATGCATAACTCCTACTTTGTTTTATGAAAGAGGGAGGGATTAGAGAAAAAACTATTACCATACAGAGTGTGAAATCCAGACTTTGGGGAAAATCATTGGTGGAGAGAGGTATGTGGATAGTCatttaaaaatggggaaaatagtgACTGCAAAAGAAGGGCAAATAATTCTTTTTTTACATCTATTTGGATCAATGCTACTTTATCCTGACAAAGGGCTAATTTAGGTTTAATTGTTATAAACTTCTTGGAAATCCCAGTTATACCCATTTTATCCTCTAggtaacccccaccccaccccagggaagGGGAATTGTATCCCCTAATATGGATCTTTAAGATGGGAGTGTTGACAGTTGGCCTGCTCCTTAGAATCTGGACTGATAAAGGTTTGCATGGCCCACTTGTTTCCACAGCATTCTAACTTGCAATTGATGCAGTTCGTGGCTTAGTCTATACAAAGGAAAGCTGAACTGTATCAATCAAAAATATTCTGGTGCTTTCCAGCCCTCACAATGTTTAAGTAGGAAAATCTTTGTAGGGACTCTTGACTTTCTAAGGGATGGAATGGTAGGAGCTTGagactctttatttaaaaaaaaaatccaatatctCTAATAATGAATAATTTAAAATCTTATAAACAATCAAGTCCCCACTTCTACTACAAATGTGTTTCTTTTCAAGAGACAGACTCCCTAGCTCACCGCCAAACCAGATATGT
Encoded proteins:
- the PIGX gene encoding phosphatidylinositol-glycan biosynthesis class X protein isoform X4; this encodes MQWQWMERVFLWRSILIFRVSLLVCTAGNLSAQATCPDITVTQQLLKEGFHRDLLTKVELGAGDEAIGSCTVAIKEHLPTGLYVDPYELASLQQHNLTEALMIPDIVDVESPEYLATDLAIVVYMKPDPQCASCFKAMLPVHCRYHRPTEDDGEALTLLKSPEILIHCHKSFPSVACWKYSEVEAPCSVRNRHTCHWNNVKYKHVNKEVILKVPVGLKQHGTLVCAVTLLTTVLCSSLVLAAVCKYGHFSLVHCSE
- the PIGX gene encoding phosphatidylinositol-glycan biosynthesis class X protein isoform X3; amino-acid sequence: MRAPHTHTSMRVCVHCKNKLDLEMQWQWMERVFLWRSILIFRVSLLVCTAGNLSAQATCPDITVTQQLLKEGFHRDLLTKVELGAGDEAIGSCTVAIKEHLPTGLYVDPYELASLQQHNLTEALMIPDIVDVESPEYLATDLAIVVYMKPDPQCASCFKAMLPVHCRYHRPTEDDGEALTLLKSPEILIHCHKSFPSVACWKYSEVEAPCSVRNRHTCHWNNVKYKHVNKEVILKVPVGLKQHGTLVCAVTLLTTVLCSSLVLAAVCKYGHFSLVHCSE